A single window of Halobacterium jilantaiense DNA harbors:
- a CDS encoding 4-phosphopantoate--beta-alanine ligase: MTEIPEDHPRHDSLVTRHRIEDGVDRGITSRQGLVAQGRGEAYDYLLGEQTLPSADGAERVAAAHLLLAEHAVLSVNGNVAALVPDEIVELAEATGADLEVNLFNRTEERVERIADYLREHGADEVKGTKADARIPGLDHERAKVDSDGIHDADVVLVPLEDGDRAEALAEMGKTELVIDLNPLSRSPQTASVPIVDNVVRAVPNITAHASDLRDASREELEAIVEDFDREAALAAAEERIRTGAADGE, translated from the coding sequence ATGACCGAGATTCCCGAGGACCACCCCCGCCACGACTCGCTGGTGACACGCCACCGCATCGAGGACGGCGTGGACCGGGGCATCACGAGCCGACAGGGCCTCGTCGCCCAGGGCCGCGGGGAGGCCTACGACTACCTGCTGGGCGAGCAGACGCTCCCGAGCGCGGACGGGGCCGAGCGCGTCGCGGCCGCCCACCTCCTGCTCGCCGAGCACGCCGTGCTCTCCGTGAACGGCAACGTCGCCGCGCTCGTCCCCGACGAAATCGTCGAGTTGGCGGAGGCGACGGGCGCGGACCTGGAAGTGAATCTGTTCAACCGCACCGAGGAGCGCGTCGAGCGCATCGCCGACTACCTCCGCGAGCACGGCGCAGACGAGGTGAAGGGCACGAAGGCGGACGCCCGGATTCCGGGGCTGGACCACGAGCGCGCGAAAGTCGACAGCGACGGCATCCACGACGCCGACGTGGTGCTGGTGCCGCTGGAGGACGGCGACCGCGCCGAGGCGCTCGCGGAGATGGGGAAGACCGAACTCGTAATCGACCTGAATCCGCTCTCGCGGTCGCCCCAGACGGCGTCGGTGCCGATTGTCGACAACGTCGTGCGCGCCGTGCCGAACATCACCGCCCACGCCAGCGACCTGCGGGACGCGAGCCGCGAGGAACTCGAAGCCATCGTCGAGGACTTCGACCGCGAAGCGGCGCTGGCGGCGGCCGAAGAGCGCATCCGGACGGGCGCTGCGGACGGAGAGTGA
- a CDS encoding DUF5059 domain-containing protein produces the protein MHRRREFLRATGATLAAVGLAGCSSDQTNDEETEAATTAADTTEQTTTDAPADLGPEAATAAQWNVYRARLADAATLGTAGEGETGARLVTAVFEDFEAANGEYGAHETLESTSTEAYEGFEEGVVGLRDALESGDDGAAREQFRAAADNLRTAQRSLVGDQTADALDVLAFADRAATVRALAAAGQSTTAAVAANTALTDFESAPAHGALEDAAPDHYETYEGALGDALSAGQSEDAEAAETAADEALAAAIAGSYAVTEGAATQAGHVASMQSRAYDAAALAALGGPATAFGHAAVLTTYRARAQDAAWLADAGATDEAATMAIDILEHFEGAKAHEPLEEADHDAYEGFEGGVASLQSAIQDGSGVDDALGQVDENLVAGVSALATGTEAAVLEAGFLRARLGDAREHYRRGEQERAASVAEAVFERFERDELGVHESLEDTSEDLYHTFEEEHLAAMPDAMRNGEDDAVTEHVDGAQAALADFAAQAASTARVSGGESAYLAARGFDAAALAAADRRERAATVADGAMAHFEAGAGGFHEAVEHASEDTYHAFEEALVGVSSAASGSGDVYAAAQSFGGQAFQATYDVLGAAGGDLGASAAGVVTAAFGDFEGARVHEPLEEADHDAYEGFESALESYASGLESGDGDVSAVARASLRAQFALAGDVDAAPVGEGGSESGGEEDVELSGGPNVVEGVPEDADHVVDMTAVAFEPAELTVSVGDKVAWTHTEGEAHSVTAYEDELPDGADYWASGDFDSQNAAAEGWENGEGAVQSGQSYVRTFETAGEHGYYCIPHEQLDMVGTVVVED, from the coding sequence ATGCACCGACGACGAGAGTTCCTGCGCGCGACTGGCGCGACGCTCGCCGCGGTCGGCCTCGCCGGCTGCAGCAGCGACCAGACGAACGACGAAGAGACCGAAGCGGCGACGACCGCCGCGGATACGACCGAACAGACGACCACGGACGCACCGGCCGACCTCGGCCCCGAGGCCGCGACGGCCGCCCAGTGGAACGTCTACCGGGCGCGGCTCGCGGACGCCGCGACCCTCGGCACGGCCGGCGAGGGCGAGACCGGCGCTCGCCTGGTGACGGCGGTGTTCGAGGACTTCGAGGCCGCGAACGGCGAGTACGGTGCCCACGAGACGCTCGAATCGACCAGCACCGAGGCCTACGAGGGCTTCGAGGAGGGCGTCGTCGGCCTCCGCGACGCGCTCGAGTCCGGCGACGACGGTGCCGCGCGCGAGCAGTTCCGGGCCGCCGCGGACAATCTCCGGACGGCCCAGCGCAGCCTCGTCGGCGACCAGACCGCAGACGCCCTCGACGTGCTGGCGTTCGCCGACCGCGCCGCGACAGTTCGCGCGCTCGCCGCGGCCGGACAGTCGACGACGGCGGCCGTCGCGGCGAACACCGCGCTCACCGACTTCGAGTCCGCGCCCGCCCACGGCGCGCTCGAAGACGCCGCGCCCGACCACTACGAGACCTACGAGGGCGCGCTCGGCGACGCGCTCTCCGCGGGCCAGAGCGAGGACGCCGAGGCCGCAGAGACGGCCGCTGACGAGGCGCTGGCGGCGGCCATCGCCGGCTCGTACGCCGTCACCGAGGGAGCTGCCACGCAGGCCGGTCACGTCGCCAGCATGCAGTCCAGAGCGTACGACGCCGCCGCGCTCGCCGCGCTCGGCGGTCCCGCGACGGCGTTCGGCCACGCGGCCGTGCTGACGACGTACCGGGCGCGAGCACAGGACGCGGCGTGGCTCGCGGACGCGGGTGCCACAGACGAGGCGGCGACGATGGCCATCGATATCCTCGAACACTTCGAGGGCGCGAAGGCCCACGAGCCGCTGGAGGAAGCCGACCACGACGCCTACGAGGGCTTCGAGGGCGGCGTCGCCAGCCTGCAGTCCGCCATCCAGGACGGGTCGGGTGTCGACGACGCGCTCGGGCAGGTCGACGAGAACCTCGTCGCGGGCGTCTCCGCGCTCGCCACCGGCACCGAGGCCGCCGTCCTCGAAGCCGGCTTCCTGCGGGCGCGTCTCGGTGACGCCCGCGAGCACTACCGCCGGGGCGAACAGGAGCGCGCGGCGTCGGTCGCGGAAGCCGTCTTCGAGCGCTTCGAGCGCGACGAACTCGGCGTCCACGAGTCACTCGAAGACACCAGCGAGGACCTCTACCACACCTTCGAGGAGGAGCACCTCGCGGCGATGCCGGACGCGATGCGGAACGGCGAGGACGACGCCGTGACCGAGCACGTCGACGGCGCGCAGGCGGCGCTCGCCGACTTCGCCGCGCAGGCCGCGTCGACCGCCCGGGTCTCGGGCGGGGAGTCGGCGTACCTCGCCGCGCGAGGGTTCGACGCCGCCGCGCTCGCCGCCGCCGACCGCCGCGAGCGCGCGGCGACGGTGGCCGACGGCGCGATGGCGCACTTCGAGGCGGGCGCGGGCGGCTTCCACGAGGCCGTCGAGCACGCCAGCGAGGACACCTACCACGCCTTCGAGGAGGCGCTGGTCGGCGTCTCGTCGGCCGCCAGCGGGAGCGGCGACGTCTACGCCGCCGCCCAGTCGTTCGGCGGGCAGGCGTTCCAGGCGACCTACGACGTGCTCGGCGCGGCGGGCGGCGACCTCGGCGCGTCGGCGGCCGGCGTCGTCACCGCGGCGTTCGGGGACTTCGAGGGAGCCCGCGTACACGAGCCGCTGGAGGAAGCCGACCACGACGCCTACGAGGGCTTCGAGTCCGCGCTGGAGTCGTACGCCAGCGGGCTGGAGTCCGGTGACGGCGACGTGTCGGCGGTGGCGCGGGCGTCGCTGCGGGCGCAGTTCGCGCTCGCCGGTGACGTCGACGCGGCACCCGTCGGCGAGGGCGGGAGTGAGAGCGGCGGGGAGGAGGACGTCGAACTCTCCGGCGGCCCGAACGTCGTGGAGGGCGTCCCCGAGGACGCCGACCACGTCGTCGACATGACCGCCGTCGCGTTCGAGCCGGCCGAACTCACCGTCTCCGTCGGGGACAAAGTGGCGTGGACGCACACCGAGGGCGAAGCGCACTCCGTGACGGCGTACGAGGACGAGCTTCCCGACGGTGCCGACTACTGGGCGTCCGGGGACTTCGACAGCCAGAACGCCGCCGCCGAGGGCTGGGAGAACGGCGAGGGGGCCGTGCAGTCCGGGCAGTCCTACGTCCGCACCTTCGAGACTGCGGGCGAGCACGGCTACTACTGCATCCCCCACGAACAGCTCGACATGGTCGGCACCGTGGTGGTCGAGGACTGA
- a CDS encoding ABC transporter permease, with protein sequence MPSSRLDGAAFTSVDWAAQDDRRRVRLRTVGFLVGVLALAATFAFDYWLRSGALWGTYYPQRIDWLFGFGLLVFARFVVVPVAVDRESARRYWRRVRGDPLAVLAVAYLGVVVVVALLAPEFRGIGRTDLTRQLQPPWLFSVPADAIERCVGSTAGGRCHGTLAHPFGTSGLGIDVLSWVVHGLREILMVALSAAALMGVIATAVGATAGYYGGRVDDVLMRYVDVQQTVPTVVIYVFVATLVLRDKGLVVLALFFGLLDWGGIARLVRSNVLKQRSEGYVRAARSAGASDLHVLRTHLVPNASPAIATSLSRRVPMVVLTQVGLSFLVLSESNMRSIGELLRRGLAARYVSGGWLAKWWVTVSAVVVVALTVAALNVAGDAARDALDPRDGGA encoded by the coding sequence ATGCCCTCCAGCAGACTCGACGGTGCCGCCTTCACCAGTGTCGACTGGGCGGCCCAAGACGACCGGCGGCGGGTCCGGCTCCGGACCGTCGGTTTCCTCGTCGGAGTGCTCGCGCTCGCGGCGACGTTCGCGTTCGACTACTGGCTCCGCAGCGGCGCGCTGTGGGGGACGTACTACCCCCAGCGCATCGACTGGCTGTTCGGGTTCGGGCTGCTCGTGTTCGCGCGGTTCGTGGTCGTTCCGGTCGCCGTCGACCGCGAGAGCGCCCGCCGGTACTGGCGGCGCGTCCGCGGCGACCCGCTGGCGGTGCTGGCCGTCGCGTACCTCGGCGTGGTGGTCGTAGTGGCGCTGCTCGCACCCGAGTTCCGCGGCATCGGCCGGACCGACCTCACCCGGCAGCTCCAGCCGCCCTGGCTGTTCAGCGTGCCCGCGGACGCCATCGAGCGGTGCGTCGGGTCGACGGCCGGCGGTCGGTGCCACGGCACGCTCGCCCACCCGTTCGGGACGAGCGGGCTGGGCATCGACGTGCTCTCGTGGGTGGTCCACGGGCTGCGCGAGATTCTGATGGTGGCGCTGTCCGCGGCCGCGCTGATGGGCGTCATCGCCACCGCTGTCGGCGCGACCGCGGGCTACTACGGCGGCCGGGTCGACGACGTGCTGATGCGGTACGTCGACGTCCAGCAGACCGTCCCGACCGTCGTCATCTACGTGTTCGTCGCGACGCTCGTCCTCCGGGACAAGGGCCTAGTGGTGCTGGCGCTGTTCTTCGGGCTCCTGGACTGGGGCGGCATCGCGCGCCTCGTCCGGAGCAACGTTCTCAAGCAGCGCAGCGAGGGTTACGTCCGGGCGGCGCGGAGCGCGGGCGCGAGCGACCTCCACGTGCTCCGGACGCACCTCGTGCCGAACGCATCGCCCGCCATCGCGACGAGCCTCTCGCGGCGCGTGCCGATGGTCGTGTTGACGCAGGTCGGGCTCTCCTTCCTGGTGTTGAGCGAGTCGAACATGCGCTCCATCGGTGAGCTGCTGCGGCGCGGGCTGGCAGCCCGCTACGTCAGCGGCGGCTGGCTGGCGAAGTGGTGGGTGACGGTGTCGGCAGTGGTCGTCGTCGCGCTCACTGTCGCCGCGCTGAACGTCGCCGGGGACGCCGCCAGAGACGCGCTCGACCCGCGGGACGGGGGTGCGTAG
- a CDS encoding ABC transporter ATP-binding protein, producing MRDPLLSVDDLHTQFDTEEGTVKAVDGVSFDVREGETVCLVGESGSGKTVACESITRLVPQPPGRITGGEVRFDGEDLTELSGKALREYRGGRIGHVFQNPQEALDPVYTVGDQLNEAIRLHRDVPKSAARERAVELLDRVGIGDVSERIDDYPHQFSGGMKQRVVIAMALACDPDLLIADEPTTALDVTIQAQVLRLLDDLQNEHGMAMLFVTHDLGVVAEIADRVVVMYAGKVMETGSVYEIFEDPSHPYTRALLECLPGRGRALDTIGGSLPEPTDPPDGCRFHPRCPHAVPECETGSQPAFRDVGGSHDVSCLLHDDRHDLPRAMEADDD from the coding sequence ATGCGGGACCCACTGCTCTCCGTCGACGACCTCCACACGCAGTTCGACACCGAGGAGGGGACCGTGAAGGCCGTCGACGGCGTGAGCTTCGACGTCCGCGAAGGCGAGACCGTCTGTCTCGTGGGTGAGTCCGGCTCCGGGAAGACCGTCGCCTGCGAGTCCATCACGAGGCTCGTCCCGCAGCCGCCGGGCAGAATCACGGGCGGCGAGGTGCGCTTCGACGGCGAGGACCTCACCGAACTCTCCGGGAAGGCCCTCCGCGAGTACCGGGGCGGCCGCATCGGTCACGTCTTCCAGAACCCACAGGAGGCGCTGGACCCCGTCTACACGGTCGGCGACCAGCTAAACGAGGCCATCCGGCTGCACCGGGACGTCCCGAAGTCTGCGGCCCGCGAGCGCGCCGTGGAGTTGCTGGACCGCGTCGGCATCGGGGACGTCTCCGAGCGCATCGACGACTACCCCCACCAGTTCTCGGGCGGGATGAAACAGCGCGTCGTCATCGCGATGGCGCTGGCCTGCGACCCGGACCTGCTCATCGCGGACGAGCCGACGACGGCGCTCGACGTCACCATCCAGGCGCAGGTACTGCGGCTGCTGGACGACCTCCAGAACGAGCACGGGATGGCGATGCTGTTCGTCACCCACGACCTCGGCGTCGTCGCGGAGATCGCGGACCGCGTCGTGGTGATGTACGCGGGGAAGGTGATGGAGACCGGCAGCGTCTACGAGATATTCGAGGACCCCTCGCACCCGTACACGCGGGCGCTGCTGGAGTGTCTGCCCGGGCGGGGACGCGCCCTCGACACGATTGGCGGGTCCCTCCCGGAACCGACGGACCCGCCCGACGGCTGCCGGTTCCACCCGCGGTGTCCGCACGCCGTCCCGGAGTGTGAGACCGGGAGCCAGCCCGCCTTCCGGGACGTCGGCGGCAGCCACGACGTGTCCTGCCTGCTGCACGACGACCGCCACGACCTGCCGCGCGCCATGGAGGCCGACGATGACTGA
- a CDS encoding ABC transporter ATP-binding protein has translation MTDHAHDDSEHGADSGESDAILSVRNLEKHYPVRSGLLRRVTGHVKAVDGVSFDVREGETVGLVGESGCGKSTTATSLLRLEEPTGGEVYFDGEDITEYDGSAEQAFRRRAQMVFQDPNSAFDPRMTVGESVAEPLGIHGLRDQQRQQRIVEDILERVGLAASDADRYPHEFSGGQKQRIALARALVLNPDLLVADEPVSALDVSVQAEILSLLDDLQRELGLSMLLISHDLGVVRQVCDRVGVMYLGELVEMAPTEELFANPQHPYTEALLASIPNPNPRQRGGAVELTGDVPDPSSPPSGCSFHPRCPRVVPPEGYDFPQDSFREVLDFRLAVETGDVDDDLATAAEVRDDYDLPPELPDGDADAVLSAVIEDVLAGDTAAAAERLGDAFGTVCERDAPPLSETDAGHPAACHLHGVASEYAPPELAGDD, from the coding sequence ATGACTGACCACGCACACGACGACAGCGAGCACGGAGCCGACAGCGGCGAGAGCGACGCAATCCTCTCGGTCCGGAACCTGGAGAAACACTACCCCGTGCGGTCGGGGCTGCTGCGGCGGGTGACGGGCCACGTGAAGGCCGTCGACGGCGTGAGCTTCGACGTCCGCGAGGGCGAGACGGTCGGACTGGTCGGTGAGTCCGGCTGCGGGAAGTCCACGACGGCGACGAGCCTCCTGCGGCTGGAGGAGCCGACGGGCGGCGAAGTGTACTTCGACGGCGAGGACATCACCGAGTACGACGGCAGCGCGGAGCAGGCGTTCCGCCGGCGCGCCCAGATGGTGTTCCAGGACCCGAACTCGGCGTTCGACCCCCGGATGACCGTCGGCGAGTCCGTCGCCGAACCCCTCGGCATCCACGGCCTCCGGGACCAGCAGCGCCAGCAGCGAATCGTCGAAGACATCCTCGAACGCGTCGGCCTCGCGGCGAGCGACGCCGACCGCTACCCCCACGAGTTCTCCGGCGGCCAGAAACAGCGCATCGCGCTCGCCCGGGCGCTCGTCCTCAACCCCGACCTGCTGGTCGCCGACGAGCCCGTGAGCGCGCTCGACGTGAGCGTGCAGGCCGAGATTCTCTCGCTGCTGGACGACCTCCAGCGGGAGCTCGGGCTGTCGATGCTGCTCATCAGCCACGACCTCGGCGTCGTCCGGCAGGTGTGTGACCGCGTCGGCGTGATGTACCTCGGCGAACTCGTGGAGATGGCACCCACCGAGGAGCTGTTCGCGAACCCCCAGCACCCCTACACGGAGGCGCTGCTGGCGTCCATCCCGAACCCGAACCCCCGGCAGCGCGGCGGCGCGGTCGAACTCACGGGCGACGTGCCCGACCCGTCGAGTCCGCCGAGCGGCTGCTCGTTCCACCCGCGCTGCCCCCGGGTCGTCCCGCCCGAGGGCTACGACTTCCCGCAGGACTCGTTCCGCGAGGTGCTGGACTTCCGGCTGGCCGTCGAGACGGGCGACGTCGACGACGACCTCGCCACGGCCGCCGAGGTCCGCGATGACTACGACCTCCCACCGGAGCTTCCGGACGGCGACGCCGACGCGGTCCTCTCGGCCGTAATCGAGGACGTGCTCGCGGGCGACACCGCGGCGGCGGCCGAGCGGCTGGGTGACGCCTTCGGCACCGTCTGCGAGCGCGACGCGCCGCCACTGAGTGAGACGGATGCCGGCCACCCGGCGGCCTGCCACCTCCACGGCGTCGCCAGCGAGTACGCGCCGCCCGAACTCGCCGGCGACGACTGA
- a CDS encoding pantoate kinase yields the protein MSDGDGAAAFVPGHVTGFFSVHRADDPLRAGSRGAGVTLADGVTTEVVPSDETTVRLNGREVDVESVTRVLDALDATAAVSAETDLPIGSGFGVSGAMALGAALAANDVFGRERSENDLVGVAHAAEVEAGTGLGDVVAQARGGVPIRVEPGAPGVGALDGVPAAGRIEYVSFGELSTSEVIGGGTEALDDAGERALGSLRETPTLPGLLAASRRFAEAADLLDGEVAEAVDAVAAAGGEAAMAMLGRSVFALGTGLSDAGYDAEVTAIHAAGARLR from the coding sequence ATGAGTGACGGCGACGGGGCAGCGGCGTTCGTGCCGGGACACGTCACGGGATTCTTCAGCGTCCACCGGGCGGACGACCCGCTGCGGGCGGGGTCGCGGGGCGCTGGCGTGACGCTCGCCGACGGCGTGACGACCGAGGTGGTACCGAGCGACGAGACGACGGTCCGGCTGAACGGCCGCGAGGTCGACGTGGAGAGCGTCACACGCGTGCTGGACGCACTCGACGCGACGGCGGCGGTGTCGGCTGAGACCGACCTCCCCATCGGGTCGGGGTTCGGCGTGTCGGGCGCGATGGCGCTCGGGGCCGCGCTCGCCGCGAACGACGTGTTCGGCCGGGAGCGCTCGGAGAACGACCTCGTGGGCGTCGCGCACGCGGCGGAGGTCGAGGCCGGCACCGGCCTCGGCGACGTGGTGGCGCAGGCCCGGGGCGGCGTCCCCATCCGGGTCGAACCCGGCGCACCGGGGGTCGGGGCGCTCGACGGCGTGCCGGCGGCGGGCCGCATCGAGTACGTTTCCTTCGGCGAGCTCTCCACGAGCGAGGTCATCGGCGGCGGCACCGAGGCCCTCGACGACGCCGGCGAACGCGCACTCGGTTCGCTCCGGGAGACGCCGACGCTCCCGGGGCTGCTGGCGGCGTCCCGTCGGTTCGCCGAGGCTGCCGACCTGCTGGACGGCGAGGTGGCCGAGGCCGTCGACGCCGTCGCGGCCGCCGGCGGGGAGGCGGCGATGGCGATGCTCGGCCGGTCGGTGTTCGCGCTCGGCACGGGGCTCTCGGACGCCGGCTACGACGCCGAGGTCACCGCGATTCACGCTGCGGGCGCGCGACTCCGGTAG
- a CDS encoding DUF7551 domain-containing protein — translation MVGSDLATIRSRLEALATDDGAFVVACARTGEQPFPVAGLRFPDRETAADALSLATAYRETLARYDPWSPQYDLVVHGTPEPPAGESASRSDVCHGVVGAVFEALSATGHEAAERAVLDGYFAAAETTTDVDDLSVVLLSCAADALDAHLTPAEQAAVLRDAAGRVDFVDSAATPGEALGAVAAADLASTVTRTTDGWRFAAAATGDRGPVTLPVAVALLATDGVDAPAFAPVADRVDLRPTGGPRGLATASE, via the coding sequence ATGGTCGGCAGCGACCTGGCGACTATCCGGAGCCGGCTGGAGGCGCTCGCGACGGACGACGGGGCGTTCGTCGTCGCGTGCGCTCGCACCGGCGAACAGCCGTTCCCGGTCGCCGGCCTCCGCTTCCCCGACCGGGAGACGGCCGCGGACGCGCTCTCGCTGGCGACCGCCTACCGGGAGACGCTTGCGCGCTACGACCCGTGGTCTCCCCAGTACGACCTCGTCGTCCACGGGACGCCGGAGCCGCCGGCCGGCGAGAGCGCCTCCCGGTCGGATGTTTGCCACGGCGTCGTCGGCGCGGTGTTCGAGGCACTGTCCGCGACCGGCCACGAGGCCGCCGAGCGCGCCGTCCTCGACGGCTACTTCGCGGCCGCCGAGACCACGACGGACGTCGACGACCTCTCGGTCGTCCTGCTGTCGTGCGCGGCGGACGCTCTCGACGCGCACCTCACTCCGGCAGAGCAAGCGGCCGTGCTGCGTGACGCCGCCGGGCGCGTCGACTTCGTCGATTCGGCCGCGACGCCCGGTGAGGCACTCGGCGCGGTCGCTGCCGCCGACCTCGCCAGCACGGTCACGCGCACGACCGACGGCTGGCGGTTCGCGGCCGCGGCGACCGGCGACCGCGGCCCCGTGACGCTGCCGGTCGCCGTGGCACTGCTGGCGACAGACGGCGTCGACGCGCCGGCGTTCGCGCCGGTCGCGGACCGCGTCGACCTCCGGCCGACCGGTGGGCCGCGCGGGCTCGCGACCGCCTCAGAGTAG